A single genomic interval of uncultured Desulfobacter sp. harbors:
- a CDS encoding DUF4438 domain-containing protein, with amino-acid sequence MLKTNKNKVVEMFLACKPGMPRAGAGWKVDHKGNPFLLPGIGGITLNVQAGDPAFGLAGDHIEPGVSCTANMEKPNDFPNSTLQLLSCVGNQAKIISGDAQGETGVVMGHHGGSEHVIVEFPRKTKEKMSYDDKILIRAKGQGLALTDYPGIKLFNLDPDLLEKMDIVETGAGVLQVPVTTIVPAPCMGSGVGRAHVGAGDYDVMTSDPETVKKYNLDKIRFGDFVALMDHDNSYGRAYVQGAVTIGIVVHSDCMLAGHGPGVSTLLTCATPQIKPKIDPSANIADLLGIGSAAADTNDD; translated from the coding sequence ATGTTAAAAACAAACAAAAATAAAGTGGTTGAAATGTTTCTGGCCTGCAAACCCGGCATGCCCCGGGCAGGTGCCGGCTGGAAAGTAGACCATAAAGGAAATCCCTTTCTTCTGCCCGGCATCGGCGGCATCACCCTAAATGTCCAGGCCGGGGACCCGGCATTCGGTCTGGCCGGCGACCATATCGAACCCGGAGTCTCCTGCACCGCCAATATGGAAAAACCCAATGATTTCCCCAACAGCACCCTGCAGCTGCTCTCCTGTGTGGGCAACCAGGCTAAAATTATTTCCGGGGACGCCCAGGGTGAAACCGGTGTGGTCATGGGCCATCATGGCGGCTCCGAACATGTAATTGTGGAGTTCCCCCGGAAAACCAAGGAAAAGATGAGCTATGACGACAAAATCCTGATCCGGGCCAAGGGCCAGGGGCTGGCCCTGACCGACTATCCAGGGATCAAACTGTTCAACCTGGACCCGGACCTGCTGGAAAAGATGGATATTGTTGAAACCGGCGCAGGGGTCCTCCAGGTGCCGGTGACCACTATCGTACCTGCGCCCTGCATGGGATCAGGTGTTGGACGGGCCCATGTGGGGGCAGGTGATTATGATGTCATGACTTCGGACCCCGAGACCGTAAAAAAATACAATCTGGACAAAATCAGGTTCGGGGATTTTGTGGCCCTGATGGACCATGACAATTCCTATGGCAGGGCCTATGTCCAGGGCGCGGTCACCATAGGTATTGTGGTGCACTCCGATTGTATGCTGGCCGGTCATGGTCCCGGGGTCTCCACGCTTTTGACCTGTGCAACCCCTCAGATTAAACCTAAAATTGACCCGTCTGCCAATATTGCCGATCTTCTCGGGATCGGCAGTGCGGCCGCGGATACAAACGATGATTAA
- a CDS encoding polyprenyl synthetase family protein: MTNDIKKEIMALAGPDLSLVEQALEANLTPNLDLVRQVAGHLLFAGGKRLRPLLMIHAARMCGFQTGQEIEFSTIFEYLHAATLLHDDVVDGSNKRRGKPCAHTLWDAPTVVLTGDFLLATALVIAARTKSPRVIEVIAQITADMSQGEIFQMEKKGNPDLTEDEYNEIIERKTAVLIQGACRTGAIVARADQNQEIALKNYGWHLGMAFQMADDLLDYTATADQLGKNPGADMREGKLTLPLIYSLGKADVQDREWMLAAMARPQFEPAEFQGLKDRLTRLGGIEYTNNRALAHVQSARTALDIFPESASKHLLELIADYSILRKV, from the coding sequence GTGACAAACGATATAAAAAAAGAGATTATGGCGCTGGCCGGCCCAGACCTTTCACTGGTGGAGCAGGCCCTTGAAGCAAATTTGACCCCGAATCTGGACCTGGTCAGGCAGGTGGCAGGTCATCTGCTGTTTGCCGGCGGTAAACGGCTGCGGCCCCTGCTCATGATCCATGCCGCCCGCATGTGCGGGTTTCAGACCGGGCAGGAGATTGAATTTTCCACTATTTTTGAGTATCTTCATGCCGCCACATTGCTCCATGATGATGTGGTGGACGGTTCTAATAAACGCCGGGGCAAACCCTGCGCCCACACGTTGTGGGATGCCCCAACCGTGGTGCTCACAGGGGATTTTCTTTTGGCCACAGCGCTTGTTATTGCCGCAAGAACAAAATCCCCCCGGGTCATTGAAGTGATCGCTCAAATTACAGCAGACATGTCCCAGGGTGAAATTTTCCAAATGGAAAAAAAGGGCAACCCGGACCTCACGGAAGATGAGTACAATGAAATCATAGAACGCAAGACAGCCGTTTTGATCCAGGGGGCCTGTCGCACCGGTGCTATTGTCGCCAGGGCTGATCAAAATCAGGAAATCGCCCTTAAAAACTACGGTTGGCACCTGGGTATGGCCTTTCAGATGGCGGACGACCTGCTCGACTATACTGCCACCGCCGATCAGTTGGGTAAAAACCCTGGGGCGGATATGCGCGAAGGCAAGCTGACCTTGCCCTTGATTTACAGCCTTGGAAAGGCCGATGTCCAGGATCGCGAATGGATGTTGGCTGCCATGGCCCGGCCGCAGTTTGAGCCGGCAGAGTTTCAAGGCCTTAAAGACCGTCTGACCCGCCTGGGCGGCATTGAATATACAAACAACCGGGCCCTTGCCCATGTGCAGTCCGCCAGGACCGCCCTGGATATTTTTCCTGAATCCGCCTCAAAACATTTGCTGGAATTGATTGCGGATTATTCCATCCTCCGAAAGGTATGA
- the rimO gene encoding 30S ribosomal protein S12 methylthiotransferase RimO — MKIYLESLGCSRNQVDSEMMLGRLIAAGHQSITDPVQADAIIINTCGFISTASQEAVDVILEMAEFKTTGACRRLVVTGCLVQRYKDDSELLDSLPEVDAFLGTAACDHIVKAVENSGKVPFTLFPEPDTRPVDIPVQARELLCEKTAYIKVSEGCSRHCTYCIIPNLRGRQRSRPIDLICKEACALLDKGVKEIILTAENTTDYGLDLDGPAFHTVLETTSKEMAQKDPSAWLRFLYTHPCTLDERIIEAVQRHANICSYYDVPIQHAHDEVLKRMGRPYTRQDLTRLFSDIRRLDPDAALRTTVIVGFPGETDQQFKSLLTFIQEVEFDHLGVFTYSDSQDLPAHKLSDHIPEDVAELRHDTIMAAQAKISEKRNARHVGRVHPVLVEENPEDGVYIGRTPFQAPEVDGVTFIYSDGLDIGSLVQVKITDAFEYDIAGEMV, encoded by the coding sequence ATGAAAATCTACCTTGAAAGCCTGGGCTGTTCCAGAAACCAGGTGGACAGCGAGATGATGCTTGGCCGGCTGATTGCAGCCGGCCACCAGAGCATAACCGACCCGGTTCAGGCTGACGCCATCATCATAAATACCTGCGGGTTTATTTCAACCGCCTCCCAGGAGGCGGTTGATGTTATTTTGGAGATGGCGGAGTTTAAAACGACCGGTGCGTGCCGGCGGCTGGTCGTCACCGGTTGTCTTGTCCAGCGATATAAGGATGATTCGGAGCTTTTGGACAGTCTGCCGGAAGTCGATGCTTTTTTAGGCACCGCAGCCTGTGACCATATCGTAAAAGCCGTGGAAAATTCCGGCAAGGTGCCGTTTACCCTGTTTCCCGAGCCCGACACCCGGCCGGTGGACATCCCTGTGCAGGCCCGGGAACTTCTTTGTGAAAAAACCGCCTACATCAAGGTGTCCGAAGGGTGCAGCCGCCACTGCACCTATTGCATTATTCCCAACTTGCGGGGACGCCAGCGTTCCCGACCTATAGATCTGATTTGCAAGGAGGCTTGCGCCCTTCTGGATAAGGGGGTTAAAGAGATCATCCTTACAGCGGAAAACACCACGGATTACGGCCTGGATCTGGACGGACCGGCGTTTCATACGGTGCTTGAAACAACGTCAAAAGAGATGGCTCAAAAAGATCCGTCTGCCTGGCTTCGATTCCTGTATACCCACCCGTGTACCCTTGATGAGCGGATCATTGAGGCGGTGCAACGCCATGCCAACATTTGTTCATACTATGACGTGCCCATCCAGCATGCCCATGATGAGGTCCTGAAACGCATGGGCCGGCCCTACACCCGGCAGGATCTTACCCGGCTTTTTTCCGATATCCGCCGCCTGGACCCGGACGCCGCGTTAAGAACCACCGTCATTGTCGGCTTTCCTGGTGAAACAGATCAGCAGTTCAAGAGCCTTTTGACATTTATACAGGAGGTGGAATTTGATCACCTGGGTGTATTCACCTATTCCGATTCCCAGGATCTGCCTGCCCACAAGTTAAGCGATCATATTCCTGAAGACGTGGCAGAATTGCGGCATGACACCATTATGGCGGCCCAGGCGAAGATTTCTGAAAAACGCAATGCCCGGCATGTGGGCCGTGTCCATCCGGTTCTTGTGGAAGAAAATCCTGAAGACGGGGTATACATCGGCAGAACCCCGTTCCAGGCCCCGGAAGTGGATGGGGTGACATTTATTTATTCGGATGGACTGGACATAGGCAGTCTGGTTCAGGTAAAAATAACCGATGCTTTTGAATATGATATTGCCGGGGAGATGGTGTGA
- the surE gene encoding 5'/3'-nucleotidase SurE codes for MKILVTNDDGYQAPGIQALFNTLKSDHEVTLAAPDSEKSAVGHGITLHTPLKHQKVRLGHGEFGHAVAGNPADCVKLALFDICDQTPDLVISGINAGSNTGLNINYSGTVGAAREAAINKIPAIAVSIQYGDTMDFHGMAAYTASILDKAMALDLPPGVFLNINAPAISFDRIAGTKVTSQADNNLINAFDRRLSPRDLTYYWYAGMEQKIPCEGSDNNALLENFISITPLQCDMTAHAAMDVVAKAGL; via the coding sequence ATGAAAATATTAGTAACAAACGACGACGGATACCAGGCTCCGGGCATCCAAGCCCTGTTCAATACCTTAAAATCAGACCATGAGGTGACTCTGGCAGCCCCGGACAGTGAGAAAAGTGCCGTGGGGCATGGCATTACCCTGCACACACCGCTGAAGCACCAGAAAGTGCGGTTGGGGCACGGCGAGTTTGGCCATGCGGTTGCCGGCAATCCGGCCGACTGCGTCAAACTGGCCCTGTTTGACATCTGCGACCAGACACCGGATCTTGTGATTTCAGGAATTAATGCCGGATCCAACACCGGGTTGAACATCAATTACTCCGGAACCGTGGGCGCGGCCCGGGAAGCAGCCATTAACAAAATTCCCGCCATTGCCGTATCCATCCAGTACGGTGATACCATGGACTTTCACGGTATGGCAGCCTATACAGCGTCCATTCTGGATAAAGCCATGGCCCTGGATCTTCCCCCGGGTGTTTTCCTGAACATCAATGCACCGGCCATTTCCTTTGACCGGATCGCCGGCACAAAAGTAACGTCCCAGGCAGACAACAACCTGATCAATGCATTTGACCGCCGCCTGAGTCCCAGGGACCTGACATATTACTGGTACGCCGGCATGGAGCAGAAAATTCCATGTGAAGGATCTGATAATAATGCGCTGCTTGAAAATTTTATCTCCATCACACCACTGCAGTGCGACATGACCGCCCATGCAGCCATGGATGTGGTTGCAAAGGCCGGCCTTTAA
- a CDS encoding MFS transporter, which yields MTIPHKNTAQSSEFQASRVSMIAFAHFVHDLYTSFLAPLLPLIIEKLSITLSQAGLLSTVMQIPSLANPFIGLFADNKGLARWLVILAPTLTAIPMSLICIAPSYAMLLVLVFVAGISVSLFHVPAPVAVARYSGRYKGRGMSFFMVGGEFARTLGPILAVAAVSILGLANFHFVLALAMATSVLLFITLEPSQESVKAKRRGSLAQAYKEIRHVLNPLAGVLVARAMMHGSMGMFLTVYVEQATGSLWLGGTALTLYEATGVAGILSAGTLSDRLGRRRVLFWALAVAPVTILLFAKTTGVIQVLSLLITGFTVLSTTPVMLALVQENAKESPAAANGLFMMLSFAVRSLAVVAAGAIADVFGMNMMFIISALAGFTAIPFLIKLKK from the coding sequence ATGACAATACCACATAAAAACACGGCACAGTCTTCCGAATTTCAAGCTTCCAGGGTCTCCATGATCGCATTTGCCCATTTTGTCCATGATCTTTACACAAGTTTTCTGGCACCCCTGCTGCCCCTGATCATTGAAAAGCTCTCCATTACCCTGAGCCAGGCAGGTCTTTTATCCACGGTCATGCAGATCCCATCCCTGGCCAACCCGTTCATTGGCCTGTTTGCCGACAACAAAGGCCTGGCACGCTGGCTGGTGATCCTGGCCCCGACCCTGACCGCCATTCCCATGAGCCTCATCTGTATTGCCCCATCCTATGCTATGCTGCTGGTTCTGGTCTTTGTGGCCGGCATATCCGTATCCCTTTTCCATGTCCCTGCCCCGGTAGCTGTGGCAAGGTATTCAGGCAGGTACAAAGGCCGGGGCATGAGTTTTTTCATGGTCGGCGGCGAATTTGCAAGGACATTGGGACCCATCCTTGCGGTGGCTGCGGTCTCTATTTTGGGGCTGGCCAATTTCCATTTTGTCCTGGCCCTGGCTATGGCCACCTCGGTGCTGTTGTTCATAACCCTGGAACCCTCCCAGGAGTCGGTGAAAGCAAAACGGCGGGGATCTTTAGCCCAAGCTTACAAGGAAATCCGTCATGTACTCAATCCCCTGGCAGGGGTTCTTGTGGCCCGGGCCATGATGCACGGCTCCATGGGCATGTTTTTGACGGTGTATGTGGAACAGGCCACAGGCTCGTTGTGGCTGGGGGGCACGGCACTGACCCTGTATGAAGCCACAGGCGTTGCCGGCATCCTTTCCGCAGGCACCCTTTCCGACCGTCTGGGACGAAGGCGGGTGCTGTTCTGGGCCTTGGCCGTAGCCCCTGTGACCATCTTATTATTTGCCAAAACCACAGGTGTAATCCAGGTGCTTTCACTTCTGATAACAGGATTCACCGTATTGTCAACCACCCCTGTAATGCTGGCTCTGGTACAGGAAAATGCCAAGGAAAGTCCCGCGGCCGCCAACGGTCTTTTCATGATGCTCTCCTTTGCCGTAAGATCCCTGGCCGTTGTGGCCGCGGGGGCCATTGCTGATGTATTCGGAATGAACATGATGTTTATCATCTCGGCCCTGGCAGGCTTCACGGCAATCCCGTTTCTCATTAAATTAAAAAAATAA
- a CDS encoding TetR/AcrR family transcriptional regulator: MGRKSISHIRKPEILKHTYKVVEEEGFKGMTIGKIAKRMGVNSGLLIHYFKSKEGLIMEMVDYLYEASMNNYLKELETLTSSRERMDTLLEILFDAGGTWPQRDAVFWSCYAMGFRDEKIRERIQDMMLKFIEFGIEEIAGWEDAGLAGVENKKRASAKIFALSEGFGIVKNSLDDPELIKEIADFFKNTTLKILNCKPTSNQAQP; the protein is encoded by the coding sequence ATGGGAAGAAAAAGCATATCTCATATCAGAAAACCTGAAATACTGAAACATACCTACAAAGTTGTGGAAGAAGAAGGCTTCAAGGGTATGACCATCGGTAAAATCGCAAAACGCATGGGCGTCAATTCAGGTCTGCTTATTCATTATTTCAAAAGCAAAGAAGGCCTGATCATGGAAATGGTGGATTACCTTTATGAAGCTTCCATGAACAATTATCTAAAGGAGTTGGAGACGCTTACCAGCTCCAGGGAGCGCATGGATACCCTGCTGGAAATTCTTTTTGACGCCGGCGGCACCTGGCCCCAGCGGGATGCGGTGTTCTGGTCCTGCTATGCCATGGGATTCAGGGATGAGAAAATCAGGGAAAGAATCCAGGACATGATGCTTAAATTCATTGAATTCGGCATTGAAGAGATCGCGGGCTGGGAAGACGCAGGCCTTGCCGGTGTAGAAAATAAAAAGAGAGCCTCCGCCAAAATTTTTGCCCTGTCAGAAGGCTTTGGTATTGTGAAAAATTCACTGGACGATCCGGAGCTTATCAAGGAGATTGCCGACTTTTTTAAAAACACAACCTTGAAAATTTTAAATTGCAAACCAACATCAAATCAAGCACAGCCCTGA
- a CDS encoding ribonucleoside triphosphate reductase translates to MFEQIKKRDGRIAAFDSSKITNALIKAGEATKEYNGREAQKMTMRVLTLARDLHLGAIPEVEDIQDIVERVLLDSPFYKAAKAYIIYREQHNQIRKIAINENVGLMESYISRMDWKVRENSNMSYSLQGLNNYISSDITAEYWLNKIYPPAIRDAHYSGDIHIHDLSLLSVYCVGWDLQDLLLEGFKGVAGKVESSPPKHFRSALGQVVNFFYTLQGEAAGAQAMSNFDTLLAPFVRYDNLEYKEVKQALQEFVFNINIPTRVGFQTPFTNITMDLNVPAMLKDTPVIIGGKHQKETYAAFQDEMDMINSAFAEVMMEGDAKGRVFTFPIPTYNITADFNWSNPKLENIWKMTGKYGIPYFSNFVNSDMDPEDARSMCCRLRLDNRELRKRGGGLFGANPLTGSIGVVTLNLPRIGRLAQDEADFFSRMDKLIDISAESLNIKRKILEKFTEGDLYPYSKFYLRQIKENTGVYWRNHFSTIGVLGMNEACLNFLGTDNGIATPRGQAFAVKTMDHIRSKIESLQESTGEIFNLEATPAEGTTYRFAKLDKKKFKHIVCANEEEFKNGSDPFYTNSTHLPVNYTDDMFEALELQDELQTKYTGGTVQHLFIGEEVSDIEVVKHMVSKVSNTFRLPYFTLTPTFSVCPSHGYISGEHAKCEICNADTEIYSRVVGYLRPVSQWNNGKQTEFDMRKTYTAQKVAEKIAS, encoded by the coding sequence ATGTTTGAACAGATCAAAAAAAGAGACGGACGAATAGCTGCGTTTGATTCTTCTAAAATAACAAATGCTTTGATCAAAGCAGGTGAAGCAACCAAAGAATATAACGGCAGGGAAGCCCAAAAAATGACCATGCGGGTACTGACCCTTGCCCGGGACCTTCACCTAGGGGCTATTCCCGAAGTAGAGGATATCCAGGATATTGTGGAGCGGGTACTGCTGGATTCCCCGTTTTATAAAGCAGCCAAAGCATACATTATCTACCGGGAGCAGCACAACCAGATCCGGAAAATAGCCATCAATGAAAACGTCGGCCTCATGGAATCTTACATCAGCCGTATGGACTGGAAGGTCAGGGAAAACTCAAATATGAGCTACTCTCTCCAGGGACTGAATAACTACATTTCCTCGGATATCACTGCCGAATACTGGCTCAATAAAATTTATCCCCCGGCCATCCGGGATGCCCACTATAGCGGAGATATTCATATCCATGACCTAAGCCTTCTCTCCGTATACTGTGTGGGCTGGGACCTTCAGGACCTTCTGCTTGAAGGCTTCAAAGGCGTGGCCGGCAAGGTGGAATCCTCTCCGCCCAAGCATTTCAGAAGCGCCCTGGGCCAGGTCGTCAACTTTTTTTATACCTTGCAGGGAGAAGCGGCTGGGGCCCAGGCCATGTCTAATTTTGATACCTTGCTGGCCCCTTTTGTCCGGTATGACAACCTTGAATACAAAGAGGTCAAACAAGCATTACAGGAATTTGTTTTCAACATCAATATCCCCACCCGGGTGGGCTTTCAGACGCCTTTCACCAATATCACCATGGACCTGAACGTGCCCGCCATGCTCAAGGACACCCCTGTCATCATCGGCGGAAAACACCAGAAAGAGACCTATGCCGCATTCCAGGATGAGATGGACATGATCAATTCAGCCTTTGCAGAAGTGATGATGGAAGGCGATGCCAAGGGCAGGGTATTCACATTCCCCATTCCCACCTACAACATCACTGCAGATTTTAACTGGTCCAATCCCAAACTGGAAAATATCTGGAAAATGACGGGCAAATACGGAATCCCTTATTTTTCCAACTTTGTCAATTCCGACATGGACCCCGAGGATGCACGCTCCATGTGCTGCCGGCTCAGACTGGATAACCGGGAGCTGCGCAAGCGTGGCGGCGGGCTTTTCGGTGCAAATCCCTTGACCGGTTCCATCGGGGTTGTCACCTTGAATCTGCCAAGGATCGGACGCCTTGCCCAGGATGAGGCTGATTTTTTCAGCCGCATGGATAAACTGATTGACATCAGTGCAGAATCGTTGAACATCAAGCGCAAAATTCTTGAAAAGTTCACCGAAGGCGACCTGTACCCCTATTCAAAATTTTATTTGCGACAAATTAAGGAAAACACCGGCGTATACTGGCGCAACCACTTTTCCACCATCGGTGTTTTAGGCATGAATGAAGCCTGCCTCAATTTTCTGGGCACGGACAACGGCATTGCCACCCCCCGGGGCCAGGCCTTTGCCGTCAAGACCATGGATCACATCCGAAGCAAAATCGAAAGCCTGCAGGAAAGCACCGGTGAAATATTCAACCTGGAAGCAACCCCCGCCGAAGGCACCACGTACCGATTTGCCAAACTGGATAAAAAGAAGTTCAAACATATTGTCTGCGCCAATGAAGAAGAGTTCAAAAACGGCTCCGATCCCTTTTACACCAACTCCACTCACCTGCCGGTAAACTATACCGACGACATGTTTGAAGCGCTGGAACTGCAGGACGAACTGCAAACAAAATACACCGGCGGTACGGTTCAGCACCTGTTCATAGGTGAGGAGGTGTCAGACATTGAGGTAGTCAAACATATGGTATCCAAGGTGTCTAACACCTTTCGCCTGCCCTATTTCACCCTGACGCCCACATTCAGCGTCTGCCCCTCCCACGGCTATATTTCAGGAGAACATGCCAAATGTGAAATCTGCAATGCCGATACGGAAATCTACTCCAGGGTAGTGGGCTATCTGAGGCCGGTAAGTCAGTGGAACAACGGCAAGCAAACAGAATTTGACATGCGCAAGACCTATACCGCACAGAAGGTGGCGGAAAAGATTGCGTCTTAA
- the htpG gene encoding molecular chaperone HtpG: MSEKETRQFKTEVQQLLHLIIHSLYSNQEIFIRELISNASDAIDKARFKEQTEPDLFADDNDYHIRLAADKEAKTFTITDNGIGMTFDEVDENIGTIAQSGTAAFMEALEKSKNETGLSPELIGQFGVGFYSAFIVADKVRLDTKAPGQEKGVRWESDGQGEYTLEEIDKKERGTQITLFLKDPEEGDQDFTEEYIIRNVVKKHSDFVTYPIIMNVETSEPIPENEIIKDKDGKPIGETYRKVRKDETLNSMKAIWAKSKDDVTEDEHKEFYKHISHNWDDPFEIIHKKFEGVTEYDVLMYLPSKAPFDMFRPERKHGMQLYCKRVFIMDDCKELLPEYLGFVQGIVDAPDLNLNVSREILQEDRLVRNIRKNLVKQIFSVLEGLEDEKYIEFYEEFGQALKAGIPTDYDNKERLASLLRYKTTKSGDKYVTLDQYIENMKEDQKEIYYITGENLASLINSPLLEALKAKDYEVLLMVDPIDEWVTQSLPEYKEKKLKSAEKGDLDLEKVDDEKKNEYSALLSFLKGKLESKVKDVVVSNRLKDSVSCLTGDEWAMSAYMEKILKASGQKAPDQKRALEVNVNHPVMEKIKSVFESDTTNPVLTDYCDLLYDIAVISEGGKLDNPARFSTLVGDLMAKSI; this comes from the coding sequence ATGTCAGAGAAAGAAACCAGACAATTTAAAACCGAAGTTCAACAGCTTTTGCATCTGATTATTCACTCTCTTTATTCCAACCAAGAGATTTTTATCCGGGAGTTGATCTCAAACGCCTCGGACGCCATTGACAAGGCCAGGTTTAAGGAACAGACAGAACCGGACCTGTTTGCCGATGACAATGATTATCATATCCGCCTGGCTGCGGACAAGGAAGCCAAAACCTTCACCATTACGGATAATGGTATCGGCATGACCTTTGATGAGGTCGATGAAAATATCGGTACCATTGCCCAGTCCGGCACCGCCGCTTTTATGGAAGCCCTGGAAAAATCAAAAAATGAAACAGGCCTGTCTCCGGAACTCATTGGCCAGTTTGGCGTGGGCTTTTATTCTGCGTTCATCGTGGCAGACAAGGTACGCCTGGACACCAAAGCCCCGGGTCAGGAAAAGGGTGTACGGTGGGAATCCGACGGTCAGGGCGAATATACCCTTGAAGAGATTGATAAGAAAGAACGGGGTACGCAGATCACTCTGTTCCTTAAAGACCCGGAAGAGGGTGACCAGGATTTCACCGAAGAGTACATCATCCGCAACGTCGTTAAAAAACATTCCGACTTTGTCACCTACCCCATCATCATGAACGTGGAAACCAGCGAGCCCATTCCTGAAAATGAGATTATCAAAGATAAGGACGGCAAGCCCATCGGGGAGACATACCGGAAAGTCAGAAAAGACGAGACCCTGAACTCCATGAAGGCCATCTGGGCCAAGTCCAAGGATGATGTCACCGAGGATGAGCACAAGGAGTTTTATAAACACATCTCCCATAACTGGGATGACCCTTTTGAAATTATTCACAAAAAATTTGAAGGGGTGACCGAGTATGATGTGCTTATGTATCTTCCCTCCAAAGCCCCCTTTGACATGTTCCGGCCGGAACGTAAACACGGCATGCAGCTTTATTGCAAACGGGTTTTCATCATGGATGACTGCAAGGAGCTTTTGCCCGAGTACCTGGGCTTTGTCCAGGGTATTGTGGATGCACCGGACTTGAATCTTAATGTCAGCCGAGAGATTCTCCAGGAAGACCGCCTGGTCAGAAACATCCGCAAGAATCTGGTGAAACAGATTTTTTCCGTACTTGAAGGCTTGGAAGACGAAAAATACATTGAATTTTACGAGGAGTTCGGCCAGGCTCTTAAGGCCGGTATCCCCACGGATTACGACAACAAGGAACGGCTGGCCTCTCTTCTGCGTTACAAAACCACCAAGTCCGGTGACAAATATGTGACCCTTGACCAGTACATTGAAAACATGAAAGAGGACCAGAAAGAGATTTACTACATCACGGGTGAAAATCTGGCCTCCCTTATCAATTCCCCGCTGCTTGAGGCGCTCAAAGCAAAGGACTACGAAGTTCTTCTTATGGTAGACCCCATTGATGAATGGGTGACCCAGTCCCTGCCCGAATACAAGGAAAAGAAACTGAAAAGCGCTGAAAAAGGCGACCTTGACCTGGAAAAAGTGGATGACGAAAAGAAAAACGAGTATTCTGCTCTACTCTCTTTTCTTAAAGGCAAGCTGGAAAGCAAGGTTAAGGATGTGGTGGTTTCCAACCGACTCAAGGACTCTGTCTCCTGCCTGACAGGCGACGAGTGGGCCATGAGCGCTTATATGGAAAAAATTCTGAAAGCCTCGGGCCAGAAAGCCCCGGATCAGAAACGTGCCCTGGAAGTTAATGTCAACCATCCGGTCATGGAAAAGATCAAATCCGTGTTTGAATCCGATACCACAAACCCTGTGCTTACGGACTACTGCGACCTGCTTTATGATATTGCCGTGATTTCCGAAGGCGGCAAGCTCGATAATCCGGCTCGGTTCTCCACCCTTGTGGGAGATCTCATGGCAAAATCCATATGA
- a CDS encoding CoA pyrophosphatase, which yields MNIPAYIEKIHSAIISASHPPAPDPAQFKPTSVMALFLFSREPSLLFIQKADREGYAWRNQMAFPGGHVEKTDDSARQAAFRELYEETGIMSDNVQYIGSLGHFQTVRHRDIQAFTGIWNQKDEIVFETEEISRVLEVPFETLRQTHLEKGFAGRNPRPNVEELTYPYEDVVIWGVTAQIVHHLLEVVGDI from the coding sequence ATGAACATCCCTGCATATATCGAGAAAATACACTCCGCTATTATTTCGGCCTCCCACCCGCCGGCCCCGGATCCTGCGCAATTTAAGCCCACATCTGTAATGGCGCTCTTTCTTTTCAGCCGGGAACCGTCCCTGCTGTTTATTCAGAAAGCGGATCGGGAAGGCTATGCCTGGCGCAACCAGATGGCTTTCCCCGGTGGGCATGTGGAAAAAACAGATGATTCGGCCAGGCAGGCGGCCTTTCGTGAGCTTTATGAAGAAACAGGCATTATGTCTGATAATGTGCAATATATTGGATCACTGGGCCATTTTCAGACCGTGAGACACAGAGACATCCAGGCGTTTACAGGGATCTGGAATCAAAAAGATGAAATCGTTTTTGAGACCGAAGAAATTTCAAGGGTACTTGAAGTTCCCTTTGAAACACTCCGGCAGACCCACTTGGAAAAAGGATTTGCCGGCCGCAACCCCAGACCCAATGTAGAGGAACTGACCTATCCATATGAAGACGTTGTGATATGGGGGGTTACGGCCCAGATCGTTCATCATCTTTTAGAGGTGGTCGGAGACATATAA